Below is a window of Populus trichocarpa isolate Nisqually-1 chromosome 3, P.trichocarpa_v4.1, whole genome shotgun sequence DNA.
AATTTAACGGATTGCGGATTTAAAAGTTTAACCCGAGTTTACAAGATTCACTCgggcttgcttttttttttaagcttttttttcatatttcatcctttaacattctTTTTCACTCTCTTTCTATagaatttatctttctttttaaactaACTATAGTtgccttgagttttttttttttttttgttaaatttcgCTTCTTTAAaaggagttttattttttaattgaattaaattaatagatttCATCTTCTGACATTTGATTTGAGGCAATAcctgaagaaatttttttttttattagttttttttggaaattgatattctttgtttttttttaacctttttttccataaaattatcatgatatCATGTTTCGGATCATGGATTCAGCAGATTTATCAAGTTTGACTCGGGCCTTTGTTTTACTGctttttaatcttcttttttttatcttgagttaatgaccaaaatatataaataaaaaaagagaaattctCCTGGcagaataattttttctctccatAATTCAAGTTGTTACATTTCttacaaatatctattttaattgcaataaatataaaaaaaactgagattaatctattttttacgttttagtattttttttcaagaatttcttcaatgttggttttttatccttaattagAGATGGGATGAAATTTACATGTTAGCATTGGAGATAAGTTATAAtgttagtatttattttttattttaaattaatattttttatattttcatatctttttaatagattaatgttaaaataattttaaaaaattaaaataaattttattttaatatatttttaaataaaaaaatctttaaaaaacaatacttatTCTCAAACACAACCACCGATATCCAATCGTCATCCAACATCTAAATGCGTTGTATCCGATTCTAGCCCTATCAGTAGGCACCTCAGCCCTACAGCGTGTCTCCTCAGCTAACTCTTTAATCATAGCTTAATAATTCAGTTTTGTAAACTTTTTTGAAAACTTGTTGTGgtaagcttttattttattaaaacagaAAACGAAAACAAATAAGATTGTTCAACTGGATCCGATCTTTCTACTCAAAATCTAAATCTAGGGTTTCAAATttcgtttctttttctctcaaattccTGAAAttcaatccataaaaaaaaattccagcaaTTGTTCAATCGGATCCGGTCTTTCTACTTGCcaacgtgtgtgtgtgtgtgtgtgtagtgcTGTTTGAATTTGGGCTTAAAAAAGGAACAGCAGCAGATAAGGAGTCATCATGTTCTATGGTGCATTGGTATGGGATCCATGGCTAATAGTAGCCCAAATTGTCTGCCTTCAGTGCCTTTACTATCTCACCCTTGGTTTCTTTTTATCCCTTCTTGTTGGCACTCGCGTCTCTCACTTGACTCTCgtttatttctttgatttcgCCACTATCACTACCTCTACTGTCACCGGCTGCTGTGTCATTGCCTCCCTTCTCCTCACCTCCTTTGCTGGGTAATTCTATTTCCGGGTGTCTTTTTCTTACTatgttttctgttttgttttatttgctaAATTGGGTATTGTTTTTTGACTCTTGATTGTTGTTAGTACTATCCTTTTCTAATCATTATTTAGCTATTTATGGAATGGATGACTGTGTTCTTTAGTTAAACTTGATTTGCTTATTTCTgtgtgtattttgttttttatgtagaGCTGggtatatgttgttttttattgagaGGGCAAATAAGTGCTTAGATTTTTCGGCAACCCTCTATATCATCCATTTGTTGAAATGCATGATATATGGAGGTTGGCCTTCCTCGATAACATGGTGGGTTGTTAATGGTACTGGATTTGCAGTGATGGCCTTGCTTGGTGAATATTTGTGTATCAAGCGTGAACTCCGGGAGATTCCCACACGATATCGATCCAGTAAGAAATTTCTACACGTGTTAAACTTATTCGTGAAATGTCATTGTGCTTCATTCGTTCTCTAGTTATATAATAGTGGCTGTGCCCTGTTCTGTGTGAGAATGAATTCCTATGGAGAGTGAATAATTTACATCTTGAATTAGTTGGACAGATGTGCTCAATAAATTCGGtttaagttgatttatttaGCCAACGTGCTGATGTTATACAGTGCTGTTGTTGTGAAATGTGGATTTGATCTGGCTTGAGTTGGACAGACTACATGCATGTTGTGCCAACTTTTTTAGTTTGTGTTTAGAACTTTTCCCATGCTCTTGGAGCGGTTTGGACTGGAAGGGATGTATTGGGAACTGATTCAGTTTGAAGATTGAATGCGCAAATAAATTGCATGTTGACAAAGCATTgctattattttagatattaactaTTAGCTCTATCCCTTTCCATAATTTATTGGTGTTGATCGTCTCTGtgatatatttattgtttaaggTGATAGCCTACCTCATTCTTACCATGCAGATGGCTACAAAAGTCATGTGTCATGAAGTAATATCATCCTGAAACTTGCTTCtacctgaaattttaacacgTTCTGATATCTCCTtgttattttacttgttttgaTTCTGAATCAACCAATATTAACTGGTGGAGTTTTATTTCCTGTAATATTTCAAATGTTGTGTGAAGGGCAGTACTTGTGAGCAATCTTTACCAATATCGATACTGGATTGGCTTTTGCATTATCATCTTTATAACAGTTTCTTTTTACTGTTATGAGGGAATTAATAACCTTGACCGAGCTATCAACACTTGCATGTCGTTTCACCCTTCTTTTCCACAGTCTGCATTGCTATCCAGTCTAAGAGCTGTTATGCACATCTTATGCAGCGTCTttctttattatcttttttcattCTCAAACTATTGTTATATCAGCAACAATAATATCACACTATTTCCCTGCAGATGTTTGACCAGCAAGAGAAGGGAACAGCAagagcaattttttttctgggaCAACAATGGTGCTTATTTGAAGCTTTCAAGGAGCTTCTGTAACCTGTGTGAATTTTGCAGGATATCAATCTAAACTTTGATGGTGATAGTAAGGGATATTTTTAATCTATAGATTCAGTTAGATTCTGTGCAGGTGGTGATGAAGGAGAATGGCTCAAGAAATTTGAAGATGGCTCTCAAATGATGTGAAGATGGATGAGGAGAGTAGGTAAGTATTGTATCAGGAAACTCTCAATGTACAATTTTAGGTGGTTTTTGGAAGAGTTGATGattgttttcttcaaatattttgTATAATAGTGTCTTATTTTAATATGACAAATGGATGAGTTTCCATGCATGTCcatgaactaaaaaaattgttacagTGTCTTGAGAATCTTTACTGGCCCACTAAaccaatattatttttctgG
It encodes the following:
- the LOC7478387 gene encoding uncharacterized protein LOC7478387; this translates as MFYGALVWDPWLIVAQIVCLQCLYYLTLGFFLSLLVGTRVSHLTLVYFFDFATITTSTVTGCCVIASLLLTSFAGAGYMLFFIERANKCLDFSATLYIIHLLKCMIYGGWPSSITWWVVNGTGFAVMALLGEYLCIKRELREIPTRYRSNV